Within Vicia villosa cultivar HV-30 ecotype Madison, WI linkage group LG1, Vvil1.0, whole genome shotgun sequence, the genomic segment AGAAAATAATGCAAATAAGAATTATAAAATGGTTATAGAGACTGAATACATTTATAAAGGGTTTTAAACAATCCTGAATACTTTTAAAGCTCTCTGAATATTGTTCATTTAGAAGCCAGTAAGATATTTGCTCAATGTCTTTGGGCAATGGATTTCCAGTGCAAAGGCAAACAGCTTCTTCTGTTATCTGCTGAGAGGCCATGTGTGTTGACTGCAAAAATATCAAAGCAAAAGAATGTCAGCAAGGATTGactgatcaaaagaaacaaaatacaaGATATAATAATTCAAGTAAGCTTTAGCTAATTCTTTTCATATGCCATCAACCGGACTTTCAGCAAGACTTCATTCAAATCCATTTCCAAACAAGAAAATCAGTTGCGAACCCTCTTCAATTTTGCAAAACAAAATCGGTGTTGCATCAGTTAATAAACCGTGTagaaaatcacttcaaaactgcACTCAAGCAATCAGACAAAATGCAAGAAAAAAAATGGATTCAGAAGCATACAATGTCATTAGTGATTCACCACAGTTCTAACCAAAACTTCAATGAAACTTTCTTCACTTAGGCAAACAACCCAGTTTCAACACTTGCAGAATACTTGAACATTAACTGACAAATTTTCGCGTGAATGACCAGGCTTACATTGAGCTTGAATAAAGGGTCGAGTCACAAATATCAGCCGCTATCTTATCAACCCTAATCCCAAATCAATGTCCAAAAAATCACCCAGAAAACCTAAGAAATAAAGTATCTAAATTTGAAAAACGTTCATTTCTCTGACACTCCAAACAACACTAGAAAAACAATGTGAAGTGTTTCGACGTCAAATCCATACCTCGCCGTCGGGGTTTCTGGCGGAATGATGATGTTCAGAAACAACGCGCCATTCTTTCCTCGGCGGAGTCTGCAACTGAAGAGAAACGCCGCGAGCAGCGGCTGCGGCGGCCGTGGCCTCCATTGAAAAGTCACAGTCGACAATCGCAAACAATGAAGATGAGATAGAGATGGCTAGCCAACATTTTGAGAGGAATAACAAAAAGAGACGCTCAATTTTGTTTAAGGTTTTAGTGTAATAGAGGGAACGATACAATTGCAGAATTTTTAGTGAAAATTAATGGAGGGAACATACAATTGGGAAATTTTTGGTGAAAATTAATAGAGGGAAAAGTTAGCGCtcaaattgatgaattttttgaaatatatttgtATAGTCAATTTTTATTaagtaaaataattcaaaaatgatAAAACATATTTCGATTATTTTGAAGtatattttaaattgtttttatcgaTTTGTTAATGATTAATATAGATGAGTATCATTTATTCTTTGacacatagatgagtatcgtctATTGTTTGAGACATATATGAGTATCATCTATTCTTTGACAAATAGATGAGTATCATCTATTGCATAACTATTACACAATAatgcatctctgacatggttcaccatcatcaactgactattttccatggttcacacatagttgaccatcgtcAATGCATTCCtggcatggttcacacatagttgaccatcatcaatacATTTctaacatagttcacacatagttgatcaccatctatgcatctctGACATAATTCACACATATTTCACACATCTGTGACATAATTCACACATAGTTCACACATCTCTGACATAATTCACACATAATTGACCTCCAACGTGATGCATATATTCCATGGTTCACTCATAATTGATTGTCGTCTATTGACTATCATGAGTTGAATCTgtaacatagttcacacataatTGGTTGTCGTCTACTGActaacatagttcacacataatTGGCTGTCATCTCATATCCATctataacatggttcacacatagtcggacatcatcagttgactccgtgacatggttcacacatagtcgaacatcgtcagtgcatccctgacatagttcacacataatcGACCATAATCAGTCCATCCTtgatatggttcacacatagtcgtaCATcctcagttgactccctgacatggttcacacatagttgaccatctccttttcatttgtaacatggttcacacatagtcgaccatctcctatccatccctaacatggttcacacatggtgggtcatcatcagttgactccctgacattgCTCACATATAGTCGAACATCACcagtgcatccctgacatggttcacacatagtcgaacatcatcagtgcatccctgacatggttcacacatagtcgaacatcatcTGTTGACTCcttaacatggttcacacatggtcgaccatcatcaattgactttctgacatggttcacacacaattgaccatcatcagttgactccttgccatggttcacacatagttgaccatctcaTATCCATTTGTAACATGGCTCACACATAGTCGGCCATCTTCTATCCATatataacatggttcacacatagtcggttATCATCAGTTGACTTCCTTACgtagttcacacatagtcgaacatcatttgtttactccctgacatggttcacacatggtccaccatcatcaattgactttctgacatggttcacacatggtcGACCATCTCACATCCATctataacatggttcacacatagtcggagatcatcagttgactctgtgacatggttcacacatcgTCGAACATCATCAGTGCATCCCTGACATAGTTCGCACATAATCGACCATCATCAGTCCATCCTTGATATGATTCACACATAGTCGTACATCCTcaattgactccctgacatggttcacacatagttgaccatctcctttccatctgtaacatggttcacacatagtcgaccatctcTTATCCATCATCatttgactccctgacatggttctcACATACGTGACCATCTCTTATCCATCTGTAACATGgtcacacatagtcgaccatctcTTATCCGTCTATAACATGGTTTTctcatagtcggacatcatcagttgactccctcatggttcacacatagttgaccatcatcatttgactccctgacatggttctcACATACGTGACCATCTCTTATCCATCTGTAACATGgtcacacatagtcgaccatctcTTATCCATCTATAACATGGTTTTctcatagtcggacatcatcagttgactccctcatggttcacacatagtcgaccatcatcagttgactccctgacatggttcacacatagtcggacatcatcaattgactccctgacatggttcacacatagtcgaacatcatcagtgcatccctggcatggttcacacatagtcgaacatcatcTGTTGACTCcttaacatggttcacacatggtcgaccatcatcaattgactttttgacatggttcacacacagttgaccatcatcagttgactctttgacatggttcacacatagttgaccatctcaTGTCCATTTGTAACATGGCTCACACATAGTCGGCCATCTTCTATCCAGatataacatggttcacacatagtcggtcATCATCAATTGACTTcctgacatagttcacacatagtcgaacatcatTTGCTTACTCCCTAATATGGTTCACACATGGTCCACCATCATCAATTgactctctgacatggttcacacatggtcGACCATCTCATATCCATttataacatggttcacacatagttggacatcatcagttgactccgtGACATGGTTCACATATAGTTGAACATCATCAGTGCATCACTGACATAGTTCGCACATAATCAGACAtaattcacacatagttgaccatcttctATTGACTATCTtccatagttcacacatagttgaccattatTTGTGCATCACTGACAtaattcacacatagttgactatCGTTTATTACATAtcttccatggttcacacatagttgatcatCATCTATGTATCTCATACATaattcacacatagttgatcatCATCTACGTATCTCATACAtaattcacacatagttgaccatcatctattGACTATattccatggttcacacatagttgactatCATCAATGCGTTTCAGACACGGTTCACACATAGATGACCATCTTCTATTGATTGTCTGACATGGTGCACACATATTCAACCATCATATATGCGTCTCTAACATATTTCACATATAGTTGACCATCTTCTATTGACTATCTTCCAttattcacacatagttgaccatcatctatgcATTTCTGACATAGTCCAAACACAGTTTACCATCTTCTGTTGACAGTCTTACATGGTGCACACGTATTTGACCATCATTTATGAatatctgacatggttcacacatagttaaccatcttTTATTGACTGTGTTACATGATGcacacatatttgaccatcattTATGAATctttgacatggttaacacatagttaaccatcataTTTTAACTATCTATAACATAGTTCACATATAGTTAACCATCTTTTATTCACTATCtttcatggttcacacatagttgactatCATCTATTCATCtctgacatagttcacacatgGTTAACCACCATATATAGTTCGACGTCATCAGTTGActttctgacatggttcacacataatcgACCATCATCTATCtatctgtaacatggttcacacatagttaactaTCATCTGTTGGATGTATGACATTGTTCACGCATAGTTAACCATCCCTAACATAGTTCACACACAATTAACCATCTCACATTGTGTCAGAGATGCATATATGATGGTAACTATGTGTGAACATTGGAAGATAGTCAAgagatgatggtaaactatgtgtgaactatgtcagaGATACATAGATGATGGTCAATTATGTGCGAACAATGGAAGACAGTCAATAGATGATGGTGAACCAGATCAGAGATGCATTGATGatagtcaactatgtgtgaaccaagtTAGAATTGCATTGACGACAGTCAAATATGTGTGCACCATGTAAGAAAGTCaatagatgatggtcaactatttcTGAACCGTGAAagatagttattattattattattattattattattattattattattaatattaatgttttcCTTTATCCTTTCTATGaaattagtatttaaaaaatattcaatttttttaaaataaaaatgaaaacaaaaattatatattttatataaaaaataaagaaaaaaagttaattaatgcTGATAATAATGGTCAAAAAGTTTCTACCAGTAAAATTACAATCTACACTCTtccaaagaaaaataattttaaattattatttaaaatattttaacctACAACAAAATCCAAAATTTAAATCCGTCTCTCTTTTTCAAAGGGTTCCTCCAAAATTTCCCTTTCCCTCTATaaaatttcattttcccacacaaTATTTCCTCTCCCAATTTTCTCATTTTGATTCCTCTTTATCTTACTCGTATTATCCCAAAATTATTGTAATACGGACCACGTGGAAGAGGAAGAGACATTAGGGATCTAACAATGAAGAAGTTATTGGAGCTCAAAtcccttcatcttcttcattctctCTTCCGATCTTTGTAACCTGCGACGATCGTCCTCATGGTCCATCTTGTATATATGTCACTCCTCCTCAAACCGCCACCCAAGAGACCCTTGAAGCTCTTTTTTCTCAGGTAATTTCTATAACTTTGCTTCTGATTTTTGAGGTGTTTTTAACATGGTGGTGTTTGGTAATAGGCAAGAGATGCATATTATAGAGGAGATACTTTGATAGTTGATGACATGTTTGATATAGTTAAGGTATATCTTTCTTCTCCAATTCACCACTCGTGCTTCTCACTTCTTAACTTGTTGTTATATTACCCTGTTCTTAATCTTACTTCCATTTTCATGTATTGTCATTGCATTTTTCAGTGGATTTTTTTCTTGAAAAGACGAAAGCTGACATAGGTACTTTTTCACAATGGAATATAACCAGAACTTACCGAGGTTGGCATTCTTATATAAGTCTATATTTATAATCTTGGAAGTATTATTAATTGCTGAGTATCTGCTCAAATTTCACCTAGCATGTTTATAATGTTGACTTGACAGACACTCTTCAACCTAAGAATATTGATATGTCCCTTATTATATTTGTTTGGTTCATATAATATACTACAATATTGACATCATCTTTTGAAATCCCGTGCAAGAATATTGTCATTTTTCCTTTAAGGAATGTACTTCTgaactaaaaaatatttatatgccTTCTACTTAAAGATGTCTGCATGTGGCATGACATAGTTAGATGAGCTGCTTTCAGTGTGTTTGAAAAGTCATGTTTTATTTGGTGTGACCATGCGGTAGCATTTATATGCCTATGAGAATAAGACTATAGCACAAAGCGAGTGAAGCAAACACAAAAGCAAATGTGTACATAATTGAAATACAGTATATTTGAGTGCTAAAGAGAAATAGGTGCATCCATATGCATGTTTGTGATTCATTAGTTAATGTAGGTTATCCATGTATGAGATGGTTTTTtagaatttgcatgatgtgtttacCATAAATATGCATGTATTTTCATATTTGAATTCTTTGTCTGTAGTAGTAACCTTCAATTAGCAAATCCTGGGTGGGATAATTGTTGTAATTCAACCTATCTCagtgtttatatattttcttatacTTTCATGATATATAAAACattattaatagattttttttctttccataataTGAGCAGGAACACCATGATTAGTTACTGACTAGCCTGCCAGCTGTTGAATCTGTACTTGAGGTAATGATTAAATAAATACCCTGAATTTTGGCTTCATTTAGATCACAACTTTGGTTAGATTTTTCTCAGATCAATTATTTCTTTATTTGAATTGACATGATGATCTTTGTTTTAGAGTAGAGAAGTATGCTATGGAAATAGAAAAATTGGAAAAAAGAGTGTACTGAAATAGAAAGTTCTATTTGCTTAGAATCAAAATCAATAACTAAGGATCATCTTTTGTCAGCTTTCATGAAATTCATGCAGTCCATTGATCTTTTGAAAAGGGAAGGTGGAATGTCTTCTCTTCAATCAAGATATCATGGGAAAAACAGTACTATACTCTTAGGTGAGCTAGAGGAGGAGAGGGAGAAAGTACTAACAATTCTAAATATTGCTTTAAGTTCATTTTATAATGACGTTAAAAATAGAATACTCAATATATATAGTGATTTGTCTGGAGGAAGAAATCAATACAATATGCTGCGGAATGATTCTGGAACTATTTTTGCTTGGTTTGAAGAACAAGTAGAAAAATGTAATCTCCTGACAGAGTTTGTCAATGATCTACGGCATTTTATTGGAAATGATATCCATTCTATTGATACAAACAACGATAATTCCAAGTTTTCTTCTGAAAGTAATTGGGTTTCCATTTTCAAAACCATTTTGATGTCCTGTAAGGGATTGATTAGTCAAATGACTGAAGTTGTTCTGCCCGATGTGATACAATCAGCAGTTTCATTAAAATCAGAAGTTATGGATGCATTTGGGTTGATCTCACAAGTTCGAGGGTCTATAGAAACTGCACTGGAACAGGTTGTGGAGGTTGAAATGGAGAGAGCATCACTGTTTGAACTTGAGCAGAATTATTTTGTTAAGGTTGGTCTTATTACTGAGCAGCAGTTGGCTCTTGAAGAAGCTGCAGTTAAGAGCAGAGATCATCTTTCATGGGAAGAGGCAGAGGAACTTGCATCTCAAGAAGAAGCTTGTAGAGCACAACTTGACAAACTTCATCAAACATGGAGTCAGAGGGATGCAAGGACTTCTTCACTTAAAAAGAGAGAAGCTGATATTAAAAATTCTCTGGTTTCGGTGAATAGTCAATTTCGATCTCTAGTTGGTGTGGAAGAAGAAAGCGAACTACATATTTTGAGAAGATATTTTAAGTGAATGTTAAACTATTATATTGATTAATCGTAACTGTCATATTTTGAATTGTGTTTGACTTCTTAGTCGTTAATGTTAAACTATTAAAAATTACAATGTATAAGATCGTTATGTTATTTACTTATGTTTATGTTGACTAGTACCAGTGCTACACATTACTACATTACAGTATAGCGTTTTATCCTTTCTATCCAAGTTAGTTTGTCTCATAAACAAAGTCCAAATTAGTTAAAGTCTACTCTAGTCCCTAAAAAAATTGAAGTAATGATGGTATTTACATATAGTTTGTAATTTTAACCAACCCAAATTATCTACCTAGTGGAAACTTCTACCAATCACAAATTGGCCATCACAAAATAATCTTACCATAAAACCATCGTGTTTGAGCAAAACTCTTTACTTTAATCATCTTAATTTCCACTGCCATAGTTTTGGTTTGAATTGCTTGTATTATCATGTGAATTTCTTGATTGGCATTGCCATGAGCTAAGCTACATGACATTTAATTGATTCATTATTTTTTGatgaaacattttattttaatttatgataTAAGAGCAATTCTGGAAGGATAGACAATGATAAATATATTTCTTCAATTGAAATCACACAATGTCAataccacatttcttaacagcaGAAAAGACCGGCACCTTCTTCAACTCAAGAGAGAACTATTTTGGTACAATTTCTAGtaacaatcaaataaaatattacatcAGATTGTCATCAAAGATTGGCAGGTTGCTATTTTGCAAAGGTTGTCAACTATTCTACAAAATACAAGCAGGACAAACACGTTCAGACTTCAAGCTACTAATACCACTTCATTCCACAACTCTGACAGTGTAGTTTCAAGATAAGAGCAGACTAAGACACAACTGATTCAACTTCAATTGGTAAATTATAAAGAAATTCACACTAAAATCCGGAAAGCACATGGTTCATTGGTACCTTCTCGTGCAGTTTGTCTTTCCTGTAAGATAAAGGCATGAACATTTCACAGTACTGAAATGGACTGCCATGAAGTTTACAATTCCAATAACGGTCGAATTAGATTACAGTTTGCATACGCAATTCTCACAAAAAACTAAGAGAAAAACCTTTGTTTTTCAGAAATGCCAGTGTCGCATATGTTTGCAAAGACCCTTGTGTATTTCAGTCTATAATCTGATAAAACTCCTACAGCTGCAAAATAAAGTGTATTCCTGCCAAGTATCGTAACCTTTGCTGTCAGTGCGGTTGGATCGTTATCAATGAAAGCCTTTGTAGATTCCCAATCTCCGTTTAGTATCGCTAAGTGCAGGGGCTGGTAGTAACTGTAATTAAATCCCCTACCTTTTGACAGTAATAGAGAAAACATAAGTTCCTCATCCGTCATAATGTGATTGGAAACTATATGTCTGaattaagaaaaataaggatCATACCGAACTCGGTGACAGCAACCTTGACGTGATCGAAATTCACGTGTAGACTTGATTCTTGAGATGACATTTCTATTCCAAGGTTTTGGCTTGATTTTGGAAGCTGAAAACAAATTCAAATGTATAAGAAGAAGCTGCAAAGTTAAGGAAAATATGCACAATGTTAC encodes:
- the LOC131644718 gene encoding uncharacterized protein LOC131644718 isoform X1 is translated as MKFMQSIDLLKREGGMSSLQSRYHGKNSTILLGELEEEREKVLTILNIALSSFYNDVKNRILNIYSDLSGGRNQYNMLRNDSGTIFAWFEEQVEKCNLLTEFVNDLRHFIGNDIHSIDTNNDNSKFSSESNWVSIFKTILMSCKGLISQMTEVVLPDVIQSAVSLKSEVMDAFGLISQVRGSIETALEQVVEVEMERASLFELEQNYFVKVGLITEQQLALEEAAVKSRDHLSWEEAEELASQEEACRAQLDKLHQTWSQRDARTSSLKKREADIKNSLVSVNSQFRSLVGVEEESELHILRRYFK
- the LOC131644718 gene encoding uncharacterized protein LOC131644718 isoform X2, whose protein sequence is MLRNDSGTIFAWFEEQVEKCNLLTEFVNDLRHFIGNDIHSIDTNNDNSKFSSESNWVSIFKTILMSCKGLISQMTEVVLPDVIQSAVSLKSEVMDAFGLISQVRGSIETALEQVVEVEMERASLFELEQNYFVKVGLITEQQLALEEAAVKSRDHLSWEEAEELASQEEACRAQLDKLHQTWSQRDARTSSLKKREADIKNSLVSVNSQFRSLVGVEEESELHILRRYFK